Proteins from a single region of Catenulispora acidiphila DSM 44928:
- a CDS encoding DUF948 domain-containing protein: MSAGAIVGLIFAIFFAIGVCFFAFVLVRVAEVLKETTKLVAGITQETVPMLNEITDTVKNGNAQLVKVDAITDNVATMSKNVSGLVGTATSAIGGPLVKVASFSYGVRAAITSRKNEDVAKRVKAELKADRKARRADKKKG; encoded by the coding sequence GTGTCCGCTGGCGCGATTGTCGGACTGATCTTCGCGATCTTCTTCGCGATCGGAGTGTGCTTCTTCGCCTTCGTCCTGGTCCGCGTGGCCGAAGTGCTGAAGGAGACGACCAAGCTGGTCGCCGGCATCACCCAGGAGACCGTCCCGATGCTGAACGAGATCACCGACACGGTGAAGAACGGCAACGCCCAGCTGGTGAAGGTCGACGCCATCACCGACAACGTCGCGACGATGTCGAAGAACGTCTCCGGCCTGGTCGGCACCGCCACCTCGGCGATCGGCGGACCGCTGGTGAAGGTGGCCTCCTTCAGTTATGGGGTGCGCGCGGCCATCACCTCGCGCAAGAATGAGGACGTGGCCAAGCGCGTCAAGGCCGAACTGAAGGCGGACCGCAAGGCCCGTCGCGCCGACAAGAAGAAGGGATGA
- the alaS gene encoding alanine--tRNA ligase — translation MESAEIHRRWLDFFQKKGHTVVPSASLISNDPTTLLTIAGMAPFKPYFLGEQPAPWPRATSVQKCVRTLDIEEVGKTTRHGSFFQMCGNFSFGDYFKETAIPMAWELCTTPVSEGGFGLDPEKIWVTVYLDDDEAEEIWKKAGFPAERIQRLGMKENYWSMGVPGPCGPCSELFYDRGPEFGEAGGPAVNDERYMEFWNLVFMQFERGAGGDKGGFPILGELPSKSIDTGLGLERLATILQGVNNLYEIDTSRAILDKAASIAGVTYGRDTRTDVSLRVVTDHVKTATMMIGDGITPGNEGRGYVLRRLMRRAIRNMRLLGAHGATIKDLVEITIGAMGQAYPELIADASRIVAVAVAEETSFLQTLRTGSAMFETVADEAKASGSAVFSGDQAFKLHDTFGFPIDLTLEMASEAGLSVDEEGFRRLMKEQRDQAKADARAKKTGHADMSAYRELLDAAGPSAFTGYHEVSSEGLLKAMLVNGQVGSSAKPGDEVELVLDRTPFYAEGGGQLADHGLIRLGNGALAEVVDVQKPVGDLIAHRAIVRDGEVVLGAEAWGEVDTARRAAISRAHTATHMVHKAFRELLGETATQAGSENSPGRFRFDFASPGAVPHSVLADVEQRVNELLIDDLSVTAQVMSQPEAKAMGAMALFGEKYGDRVRVVSVGEWAHELCGGTHVDNTGRLGLVKLLSESSIGSGVRRVEALVGTDAYNFLAREHVLVSQLAEVVKARPEELVERVGGIMTKLRDAEKEISALKAGQLLQIAGSLVDGASDVHGVAVVTHQAPDGASADDLRKLVLDVRGRLGTRPAVVAVAAAAGERPVVVIATNEGSRGLGLKAGELVRSAAKTLGGGGGGKDDVAQGGGTDATAIPAALEGVGRAVAEKVAA, via the coding sequence ATGGAATCCGCGGAGATCCACCGCCGCTGGCTCGACTTCTTCCAGAAGAAGGGCCACACGGTCGTCCCGTCGGCGTCGCTCATCTCGAACGACCCGACCACCCTGCTCACCATCGCGGGCATGGCCCCGTTCAAGCCGTACTTCCTCGGCGAGCAGCCCGCGCCCTGGCCGCGCGCGACCTCGGTCCAGAAGTGCGTGCGCACGCTGGACATCGAAGAGGTCGGCAAGACCACGCGGCACGGCTCGTTCTTCCAGATGTGCGGCAACTTCTCCTTCGGCGACTACTTCAAGGAGACCGCCATCCCGATGGCGTGGGAGCTGTGCACCACGCCGGTCTCCGAGGGCGGCTTCGGCCTGGACCCGGAGAAGATCTGGGTCACCGTCTACCTCGACGACGACGAGGCGGAGGAGATCTGGAAGAAGGCGGGCTTCCCGGCCGAGCGCATCCAGCGCCTCGGCATGAAGGAGAACTACTGGTCGATGGGCGTGCCCGGGCCCTGTGGCCCGTGCTCGGAGCTCTTCTACGACCGCGGCCCGGAGTTCGGCGAGGCCGGCGGCCCGGCGGTGAACGACGAGCGCTACATGGAGTTCTGGAACCTGGTCTTCATGCAGTTCGAGCGCGGCGCGGGCGGCGACAAGGGCGGCTTCCCGATCCTCGGCGAGCTCCCCAGCAAGTCCATCGACACCGGCCTGGGCCTGGAGCGCCTGGCGACGATCCTGCAGGGCGTCAACAACCTGTATGAGATCGACACCTCGCGCGCGATCCTGGACAAGGCGGCGTCCATCGCGGGTGTCACCTACGGCCGGGACACCAGGACCGACGTCTCGCTGCGCGTGGTCACCGACCACGTGAAGACCGCGACGATGATGATCGGCGACGGCATCACCCCCGGCAACGAGGGCCGCGGCTACGTGCTGCGCCGCCTGATGCGCCGCGCGATCCGCAACATGCGCCTGCTCGGCGCGCACGGCGCGACCATCAAGGACCTCGTCGAGATCACCATAGGGGCGATGGGCCAGGCCTACCCCGAGCTGATCGCGGACGCCTCGCGCATCGTCGCGGTCGCGGTCGCCGAGGAGACCTCCTTCCTGCAGACGCTGCGCACCGGCTCGGCGATGTTCGAGACCGTCGCGGACGAGGCGAAGGCCTCCGGCAGCGCGGTCTTCTCCGGCGACCAGGCGTTCAAGCTGCACGACACCTTCGGCTTCCCGATCGACCTGACCCTGGAGATGGCGTCCGAGGCGGGTCTGAGCGTCGACGAAGAGGGCTTCCGCCGCTTGATGAAGGAGCAGCGGGACCAGGCGAAGGCGGACGCGCGGGCGAAGAAGACCGGCCACGCGGACATGTCGGCGTACCGGGAGCTGCTCGACGCGGCGGGCCCGTCGGCGTTCACCGGCTACCACGAGGTCTCCTCCGAGGGCCTACTGAAGGCGATGCTGGTCAACGGCCAGGTCGGCAGCTCGGCCAAGCCCGGCGACGAGGTGGAGCTGGTCCTGGACCGCACCCCCTTCTACGCGGAGGGCGGCGGCCAGCTGGCCGACCACGGTCTGATCCGGCTCGGCAACGGCGCGCTGGCCGAGGTCGTGGATGTGCAAAAGCCCGTCGGCGACCTGATCGCGCACCGGGCGATCGTGCGCGACGGCGAGGTTGTGCTGGGCGCCGAGGCGTGGGGCGAGGTGGACACCGCGCGCCGCGCGGCGATCTCCCGCGCGCACACCGCGACGCACATGGTTCACAAGGCGTTCCGTGAGCTGCTCGGCGAGACCGCGACCCAGGCGGGTTCGGAGAACTCCCCCGGCCGCTTCCGCTTCGACTTCGCCTCCCCGGGCGCGGTCCCGCACTCGGTGCTGGCGGACGTCGAGCAGCGGGTCAACGAGCTGCTGATCGACGACCTGTCGGTCACCGCGCAGGTGATGAGCCAGCCCGAGGCCAAGGCGATGGGCGCGATGGCGCTGTTCGGCGAGAAGTACGGCGACCGGGTCCGCGTGGTCTCGGTCGGGGAGTGGGCGCACGAGCTGTGCGGCGGCACGCACGTGGACAACACCGGCCGCCTCGGTCTGGTGAAGCTGCTGTCCGAGTCCTCGATCGGCTCCGGCGTGCGCCGCGTCGAGGCGCTGGTGGGCACCGACGCGTACAACTTCCTCGCGCGCGAGCACGTCCTGGTTTCGCAGCTCGCGGAGGTCGTGAAGGCGCGCCCGGAGGAACTGGTCGAGCGGGTCGGCGGCATCATGACCAAGCTGCGGGACGCGGAGAAGGAGATCTCCGCGCTCAAGGCGGGGCAGCTGCTGCAGATCGCGGGCTCGCTGGTGGACGGCGCGAGCGACGTCCACGGCGTCGCGGTGGTCACGCACCAGGCGCCCGACGGCGCGTCCGCGGACGATCTGCGCAAGCTCGTGCTGGACGTGCGCGGCCGGCTCGGCACGCGCCCGGCGGTGGTCGCGGTCGCGGCCGCGGCGGGGGAGCGGCCGGTGGTGGTCATCGCGACCAACGAGGGCTCGCGCGGGCTTGGTCTGAAGGCGGGCGAGCTGGTGCGCTCGGCGGCCAAGACGCTCGGCGGCGGCGGAGGCGGCAAGGACGACGTCGCGCAGGGCGGCGGCACCGACGCCACGGCCATCCCGGCGGCGCTGGAGGGCGTCGGCAGGGCGGTGGCGGAGAAGGTGGCCGCGTAG
- the ruvX gene encoding Holliday junction resolvase RuvX, whose protein sequence is MEQPEVPDPSPRSEMRRGVRLGVDVGTVRIGVASCDRDGLLATPVETVKAEPRRASLDRLAALAAEYEAFEIVVGLPRSLSGGEGPAAAKIRAYARDLVRRLGPGTPVRLVDERLSTVTATQGLRASGVKAKKGRSVVDQAAAVVILQNALDAERMSGRPPGLMVQLEDGN, encoded by the coding sequence ATGGAACAGCCGGAGGTCCCGGATCCGTCCCCGCGAAGCGAGATGCGCCGCGGTGTGCGCCTCGGCGTCGACGTCGGCACCGTCCGGATCGGCGTCGCCTCCTGCGACCGCGACGGCTTGCTCGCGACCCCGGTGGAGACGGTGAAAGCCGAGCCGCGCCGCGCCTCCCTGGACCGGCTGGCCGCGCTGGCCGCCGAGTACGAGGCCTTCGAGATCGTGGTCGGCCTGCCGCGCTCCCTGTCCGGCGGCGAGGGTCCGGCCGCGGCCAAGATCCGCGCCTACGCGCGCGATCTGGTGCGCCGCCTGGGTCCCGGGACGCCGGTCCGGCTCGTCGACGAGCGTCTGTCGACGGTCACCGCGACCCAGGGTCTGCGCGCATCCGGGGTCAAAGCCAAGAAAGGCAGATCGGTGGTAGACCAGGCTGCCGCCGTGGTTATCTTGCAGAACGCACTTGATGCCGAACGGATGTCCGGACGTCCGCCCGGCCTGATGGTCCAGCTGGAGGACGGCAACTGA
- a CDS encoding endolytic transglycosylase MltG has translation MSDGDWRYGGDAPQGRGRRRADAQPSDPYGEDPSYGQQEQQGQQQSGYDQGYGRQGSYGQQQGYDQSQQGYGQQQQGSYGQQGYAQGQQGQPGQQPGQQRGYGQQGQQSPQVPPQAQPGPQSQGQPGQQRGYGQQGGYGGQAQQGGGTRGYGQQQPQAQQYGQQQGQPGYQQPGAGAGAGYGQQAPQGYGQPQAGQPEAAGGTRGRRASRPGPKVVQSEVIDPYAHQSQDPYAAGGTATAADSYGDDGWGDTGAAAPGGEGYAEQASGSWEEGGRGSRSRGGSRGRGSRGRRAAEEEYAEGGYDQAGYDQNGGGDWNDDGFFEDQSPRRRGGKLRAWAPLFVLVGILSLFGGCMYAGYSYYKGKYGPAPDYTAAANCPATAKIPVDVPRGATGQQIANALFSAGVVKSARAYVNAANQNQGSSGITAGTYALCPQISGTNAVLELLKKSNLSDASQIIVTSHEWSKDVIASLISKRKWKQADFDAAIANNTIGLPAWSVDSTSHKFTAEGMLEPGTYSITSSDSPKSLLTQMVANRMTFLKNINFETAAAKVTCGTVKCTPEQVLTVASIAEGEVTDPNDGASVAEGVYARLKAGDYLGVDSTALYFIGHLPAGQLPSAKQVQDANNPYSTYAPHHGLPPTPVYITSDDMIKSALAPTHDGYYYWCVTATGTNFYTKSQQSQRDKACSTSQ, from the coding sequence ATGAGCGACGGCGATTGGCGATACGGGGGCGACGCGCCTCAGGGGCGGGGCCGCCGGAGGGCCGATGCGCAGCCGTCGGATCCGTATGGGGAGGATCCGTCGTACGGCCAGCAGGAGCAGCAGGGCCAGCAGCAGTCCGGGTACGACCAGGGCTACGGCCGGCAGGGCTCGTACGGACAGCAGCAGGGCTACGACCAGAGCCAGCAGGGGTACGGGCAGCAACAGCAGGGTTCTTACGGTCAGCAGGGCTACGCGCAGGGGCAGCAGGGTCAGCCCGGGCAGCAGCCCGGACAGCAGCGCGGATACGGGCAGCAGGGACAGCAGAGCCCGCAGGTTCCGCCGCAGGCTCAGCCGGGTCCGCAGTCTCAGGGCCAGCCCGGGCAGCAGCGCGGCTACGGCCAGCAGGGCGGCTACGGCGGCCAGGCGCAGCAGGGCGGCGGCACGCGCGGCTACGGCCAGCAGCAGCCGCAGGCGCAGCAGTACGGTCAGCAGCAGGGGCAGCCGGGCTACCAGCAGCCCGGCGCCGGCGCTGGCGCCGGCTACGGCCAGCAGGCGCCGCAGGGTTACGGCCAGCCGCAGGCGGGCCAGCCGGAGGCGGCGGGCGGTACGCGCGGACGCCGCGCCTCACGGCCCGGCCCGAAGGTCGTCCAGAGCGAAGTCATCGACCCCTACGCGCACCAGTCGCAGGACCCTTACGCCGCTGGCGGCACCGCGACGGCGGCCGACTCCTATGGCGACGACGGCTGGGGCGACACCGGCGCGGCGGCGCCCGGCGGCGAGGGCTACGCCGAGCAGGCCAGCGGCAGCTGGGAGGAGGGCGGCCGGGGAAGCCGGTCGCGCGGCGGTTCCCGGGGACGCGGCAGCCGCGGCCGGCGCGCCGCCGAGGAGGAGTACGCCGAGGGCGGCTACGACCAGGCCGGCTATGACCAGAACGGCGGCGGGGACTGGAACGACGACGGGTTCTTCGAGGACCAGTCGCCACGGCGCCGGGGCGGCAAGCTGCGCGCCTGGGCACCGCTGTTCGTGCTCGTCGGCATCCTGAGCCTGTTCGGCGGCTGCATGTACGCCGGCTACTCGTACTACAAGGGCAAGTACGGTCCCGCCCCCGACTACACCGCGGCGGCGAACTGCCCGGCGACCGCGAAGATCCCGGTGGACGTCCCGCGCGGCGCGACCGGCCAGCAGATAGCGAACGCGCTGTTCAGCGCCGGTGTGGTGAAGAGCGCGCGGGCGTACGTCAACGCCGCCAACCAGAACCAGGGCTCCTCCGGTATCACCGCCGGAACCTACGCGCTCTGTCCGCAGATCTCCGGCACCAACGCGGTGCTGGAGCTGTTGAAGAAGTCGAACCTGTCGGACGCCTCGCAGATAATCGTGACCTCCCACGAGTGGTCGAAGGACGTCATCGCCAGCCTGATCAGCAAGCGGAAGTGGAAGCAGGCCGACTTCGACGCCGCGATCGCGAACAACACGATCGGGCTGCCGGCGTGGTCGGTGGACTCCACGAGCCACAAGTTCACCGCCGAGGGCATGCTGGAGCCGGGGACGTACTCGATCACGTCGTCCGACTCGCCGAAGAGCCTCCTGACGCAGATGGTCGCCAACCGGATGACGTTCCTGAAGAACATCAACTTCGAGACGGCTGCCGCGAAGGTGACCTGCGGGACCGTGAAGTGCACGCCGGAGCAGGTGCTGACCGTCGCCTCGATCGCCGAGGGCGAGGTCACCGACCCCAACGACGGCGCCAGCGTCGCCGAGGGCGTCTACGCGCGTCTGAAGGCCGGCGACTACCTCGGCGTGGACTCCACCGCGCTGTACTTCATCGGGCACCTCCCGGCCGGCCAGCTCCCGTCCGCCAAGCAGGTCCAGGACGCGAACAACCCGTACTCGACCTACGCGCCGCACCACGGTCTGCCGCCGACGCCGGTGTACATCACGTCCGACGACATGATCAAGTCCGCGCTCGCACCGACCCACGACGGGTACTACTACTGGTGCGTCACCGCCACCGGCACGAACTTCTACACCAAGAGCCAGCAGTCGCAGCGCGACAAGGCCTGTTCCACCTCACAGTGA
- a CDS encoding shikimate dehydrogenase — protein MTRHAAVLGSPIAHSLSPVLHRAAYAALGLTAWTYDAHEVDEASLPDFLSGLDASWAGLSLTMPLKRAIIPLLDEVTPTARAVEAVNTVLLAPNGSRQGTNTDVPGLVNALAEGGVTDAASAAVLGAGATASSALSALSGIAKAEVEVYIRNHARDTEVHAIADAVGTAVRIRDWTEAAAAFDCELVIGTTPVGATDDLAESVPTAPGTLFDVLYHPWPTPLAAAWADRGGAVLGGLDLLVHQAVLQVELMTGRAPAPLAAMRAAGEAALAGR, from the coding sequence CTGACCCGCCACGCCGCCGTCCTCGGCTCCCCGATCGCGCACTCGCTGTCCCCGGTCCTGCACCGGGCCGCCTACGCCGCGCTCGGCCTCACCGCCTGGACCTACGACGCGCACGAGGTCGACGAGGCGTCGCTCCCGGACTTCCTGTCCGGGCTCGACGCCTCCTGGGCCGGCCTGTCCCTGACCATGCCGCTCAAGCGCGCGATCATCCCCCTCCTCGACGAGGTCACCCCCACCGCCCGCGCCGTCGAGGCGGTGAACACGGTCCTCCTCGCCCCGAACGGCTCCAGGCAGGGCACGAACACCGACGTCCCCGGCCTGGTCAACGCCCTGGCCGAAGGCGGCGTGACCGACGCGGCCTCGGCAGCCGTCCTCGGCGCGGGCGCGACGGCGTCCTCAGCCCTGTCCGCCCTGTCAGGCATCGCCAAGGCCGAAGTCGAGGTCTACATCCGCAACCACGCCCGCGACACCGAGGTCCACGCGATCGCCGATGCGGTCGGCACCGCCGTGCGCATCCGCGACTGGACCGAAGCCGCAGCGGCGTTCGACTGCGAACTGGTCATCGGCACCACGCCGGTCGGCGCGACGGACGACCTCGCGGAGTCGGTCCCGACAGCTCCAGGCACACTGTTCGACGTGCTGTATCACCCGTGGCCGACGCCGCTGGCCGCCGCCTGGGCGGATCGCGGCGGTGCGGTACTCGGCGGGCTGGACCTGCTGGTCCACCAGGCGGTGCTGCAGGTCGAGCTGATGACGGGGCGCGCGCCGGCGCCGTTGGCGGCGATGCGGGCTGCGGGAGAAGCGGCGCTGGCTGGGCGGTGA
- a CDS encoding class I SAM-dependent methyltransferase yields the protein MSASFGEDPDRYDRARPRYPRELIERIVGGRGGGRSVLDVGCGTGIVARQLQAAGCAVLGVEPDARMAGFAAGRGVVVEVARFEDWEPGGRVFDLLTAGMTWHWVDAVAGVEQAARVLRPGGRIALFWNAFQLPPQLAEAFAQVYAELLPEHPMYQHGARAGKDVYAPLLASTADRLHDAGFEQLEHWRDEWQCTYTRAEWLDLFPTFGGHALLPRGTVAALQEAIGAEVDAVGGEFVVEYATVTVTATAAAAAATATATATATATATATATATGTTTPMRQG from the coding sequence ATCTCCGCATCCTTCGGCGAGGACCCCGACCGCTACGATCGCGCGCGCCCCCGCTACCCGCGCGAGCTCATCGAGCGCATTGTCGGTGGGCGGGGCGGCGGTCGGAGTGTGCTGGATGTCGGCTGCGGGACTGGCATTGTCGCGCGGCAGCTTCAGGCCGCTGGTTGTGCCGTCCTGGGGGTCGAGCCGGATGCGCGGATGGCGGGGTTCGCGGCGGGGCGGGGGGTGGTTGTCGAGGTGGCGCGGTTCGAGGATTGGGAGCCGGGCGGTCGTGTCTTCGACCTGCTCACCGCTGGTATGACCTGGCATTGGGTCGATGCGGTGGCGGGGGTCGAGCAGGCTGCGCGCGTGCTGCGGCCTGGCGGTCGGATCGCGTTGTTCTGGAACGCTTTTCAGCTCCCGCCGCAGCTTGCCGAGGCGTTCGCGCAGGTCTACGCCGAGCTTCTGCCCGAACACCCGATGTACCAGCACGGTGCGCGGGCCGGTAAGGATGTCTACGCCCCGCTGCTCGCGAGCACCGCCGATCGCCTGCACGACGCCGGCTTCGAGCAGCTCGAGCACTGGCGCGACGAGTGGCAGTGCACGTATACCCGCGCCGAGTGGCTCGACCTGTTCCCGACATTCGGCGGCCATGCGCTCCTGCCGCGCGGAACCGTCGCCGCGTTGCAGGAAGCGATCGGCGCCGAAGTTGATGCGGTCGGCGGCGAGTTCGTGGTCGAATACGCGACCGTGACGGTGACCGCCACAGCAGCAGCAGCAGCAGCGACAGCGACAGCGACAGCGACAGCGACAGCGACAGCGACAGCGACAGCGACAGCGACAGGAACAACAACACCGATGCGCCAAGGCTGA
- a CDS encoding TetR/AcrR family transcriptional regulator, which yields MPTGVAIRDPREQLFGAAERVLLAGGPAALTSRAVTEEAGVAKGVLHRHFADFDAFLADYLIDRARRVGEQDVRLRACAGQGDLADNLAEALTAFFGSVAQYVLVLVTFRDGLRARLRAAGVPGLPVLTEGTRMVAGYLEAERDLGRLPAVLDTDLKTLMLVGSVQLAAAGRDDEAPSFSEVRRVVVEALGLG from the coding sequence GTGCCGACTGGCGTTGCCATTCGTGATCCGCGTGAGCAGCTTTTTGGTGCCGCTGAGCGGGTTCTGCTTGCTGGGGGTCCGGCGGCTTTGACCAGTCGGGCGGTTACTGAGGAGGCCGGGGTTGCCAAGGGGGTGCTGCATCGACACTTTGCCGACTTCGATGCCTTCCTTGCCGACTACCTCATCGACCGGGCGCGGCGGGTGGGGGAGCAGGATGTGCGGTTGCGGGCGTGCGCTGGGCAGGGCGATCTAGCTGACAATCTGGCTGAGGCGCTGACCGCGTTCTTCGGCTCGGTGGCTCAGTACGTGTTGGTGCTCGTGACCTTCCGCGATGGTTTGCGTGCCCGGCTGCGGGCGGCTGGCGTCCCAGGGCTGCCGGTGCTGACCGAGGGCACTCGTATGGTCGCCGGCTATCTGGAGGCTGAGCGTGATCTTGGGCGGCTTCCCGCCGTGCTCGACACCGACCTCAAGACCCTGATGCTGGTGGGGTCGGTGCAGCTGGCTGCCGCCGGGCGCGACGACGAGGCGCCGTCCTTCAGTGAGGTGCGGCGCGTCGTCGTTGAGGCGTTGGGGTTGGGGTAG
- a CDS encoding serine/threonine-protein kinase, translating to MAGWTVPGYTRIRVLGAGEAAGVVAGDGGGGGGGGDAGDAGLTVEAVHDASGARVVITYPGARVCSDEAFRDHLWQDTERLAELDQPNVVRVREVVPSPTGTELALVTEAVEGAALRRVLAISGPLPPEAALTVLRGSLLGLGAAAEAGVAHRDFQPSNVLITPEGDVKVGGFGLAARTGAMMPAAGTSSYMAPELWEGATPGFVTDVYAAAATFFECLTGRVPYTAESVFELQTMHRAAPIPVGDAPETLAPLLAQGLAKAPEERPASAEAFLAEVDAAAVVAFGLEWEERGRGELAALVAALPAEDAGGAGAAGAVAGGVGVTGTDSPAGAAMGRRTKAGIAAAVVAVVGVAVAAAALSPGKHSEAAVRPPGENTSANSGQGSSTDGGSSAGAAGVAPTPGVNSTGSTPSATTTGGPTTSTSETSPGSTLATTATAISVPLPTLNPLTSPPNESIPPSQLPPPTRPTGPGGSTAPPSSSSVTVTISASAGMTKGTYSGPCPPPEPPTATVTFNVSGLPSSGTVAITYHWRVTGDSVTGSGVVNAHNGSNPQTFAMSDDQQNLSGEVEITWTAPGMPGGTADAGRVDITCTPSDSSSDPTTSD from the coding sequence ATGGCCGGATGGACCGTTCCCGGATACACCAGGATCCGGGTACTCGGCGCCGGGGAAGCCGCTGGGGTGGTCGCCGGGGACGGCGGGGGTGGCGGGGGTGGCGGGGACGCCGGGGACGCCGGCTTGACCGTCGAAGCGGTGCACGACGCGAGCGGCGCCCGGGTCGTGATCACCTACCCCGGCGCGCGGGTGTGTTCGGACGAGGCGTTCCGCGACCACTTATGGCAGGACACCGAGCGGCTGGCCGAGCTGGACCAGCCGAACGTGGTGCGGGTTCGCGAGGTCGTGCCGTCGCCGACCGGGACCGAGCTGGCGCTGGTCACGGAGGCGGTCGAGGGCGCAGCACTGCGGAGGGTGCTCGCGATCTCGGGTCCGCTGCCCCCGGAGGCGGCGCTGACGGTGCTGCGCGGGTCGCTGCTCGGGCTGGGCGCGGCGGCCGAGGCCGGGGTGGCGCACCGGGACTTTCAGCCCTCGAACGTGCTGATCACCCCGGAGGGGGACGTCAAGGTCGGCGGGTTCGGGCTCGCGGCGCGGACCGGGGCGATGATGCCGGCGGCTGGGACGTCGTCGTATATGGCGCCGGAGCTGTGGGAGGGCGCCACGCCGGGGTTCGTGACGGATGTCTACGCGGCCGCGGCGACCTTCTTCGAGTGCCTGACGGGGCGTGTGCCGTACACGGCGGAGTCGGTGTTCGAGCTGCAGACGATGCATCGGGCGGCGCCGATACCCGTGGGGGATGCGCCGGAGACGTTGGCGCCGTTGCTGGCGCAGGGGTTGGCGAAGGCTCCAGAGGAGCGGCCGGCTTCGGCCGAGGCGTTTCTCGCCGAGGTGGACGCGGCTGCGGTCGTGGCGTTCGGGTTGGAGTGGGAGGAGCGGGGGCGGGGGGAGTTGGCCGCCTTGGTGGCGGCGCTGCCTGCGGAGGATGCTGGCGGCGCGGGTGCTGCGGGTGCCGTCGCTGGCGGCGTGGGTGTCACTGGTACCGACAGTCCCGCTGGCGCCGCGATGGGCCGCCGGACCAAAGCCGGAATCGCTGCGGCCGTGGTCGCAGTGGTCGGCGTCGCTGTGGCGGCGGCCGCGTTGTCTCCGGGGAAGCACAGCGAGGCGGCGGTCAGGCCGCCCGGCGAAAACACATCGGCAAATTCCGGCCAGGGTTCGTCAACGGACGGCGGCTCTTCGGCGGGCGCCGCGGGGGTGGCGCCGACACCGGGTGTGAACAGCACGGGCAGTACGCCCTCGGCGACGACGACCGGCGGTCCGACCACTTCGACGAGCGAGACCTCTCCCGGCTCGACCCTGGCCACGACGGCGACCGCGATCAGCGTGCCGCTGCCGACGTTGAACCCCCTGACATCGCCGCCGAACGAGTCGATTCCGCCGTCGCAGCTGCCGCCCCCGACGCGCCCGACCGGGCCCGGCGGGAGCACCGCACCGCCTTCGTCGTCGAGCGTCACGGTGACGATCTCGGCCAGCGCGGGCATGACGAAGGGCACGTACAGCGGGCCGTGCCCGCCTCCAGAGCCGCCGACGGCGACGGTGACGTTCAACGTCTCGGGGCTGCCGAGCAGCGGCACGGTGGCGATCACGTACCACTGGCGCGTGACCGGCGACAGCGTCACCGGCAGCGGCGTGGTGAACGCACACAACGGCTCCAACCCCCAGACCTTCGCGATGTCGGACGACCAGCAGAATCTGTCGGGCGAGGTCGAGATCACCTGGACCGCGCCAGGAATGCCGGGCGGCACGGCCGATGCCGGACGGGTGGACATCACGTGCACACCGAGTGACAGCAGCAGCGACCCCACGACCAGCGACTGA
- a CDS encoding ABC transporter ATP-binding protein — protein MNSVSRPIIEAENLSKTYTLRKKAGRLKRERTTVEAVRDLNLAVAEGELLGYIGPNGAGKSTSIKMFTGILSPSAGTLRVAGLEPIRDRKQLARRIGVVFGQRTTLWWDLPLRDSFALLHRMYAVPEARFAANLKRYVALLELEPLLDTPVRQLSLGQRMRGDLTAALLHDPAVLYLDEPTIGLDVTSKAVVREFLAELNREQGTTIVLTTHDLDDIERLCRRVVVIDHGTVAYDGDLDALRARFAADRTLVVDLAEPGPAIDVPGATVARVDGPRQWLTFPAEANAAALVSAIAARYELLDVSIRDADIEEVIRNLYTG, from the coding sequence GTGAACTCTGTATCCCGACCCATCATCGAAGCCGAGAACCTGTCGAAGACCTACACGCTGCGCAAGAAGGCCGGCCGCCTGAAACGGGAGCGGACCACCGTCGAGGCGGTCCGCGACCTGAACCTGGCCGTCGCCGAGGGCGAGCTGCTGGGCTACATCGGGCCCAACGGCGCCGGGAAGTCCACCTCGATCAAGATGTTCACCGGCATCCTGTCCCCCTCGGCCGGCACGCTGCGGGTCGCCGGACTGGAGCCGATCCGGGACCGCAAGCAGCTGGCCCGGCGCATCGGCGTGGTGTTCGGGCAGCGCACGACGCTGTGGTGGGACCTGCCGCTGCGCGACTCCTTCGCGCTGCTGCACCGGATGTACGCGGTCCCGGAGGCCCGCTTCGCCGCCAACCTCAAGCGCTACGTCGCCCTGCTCGAGCTGGAGCCGCTGCTCGACACCCCGGTGCGCCAGCTCAGCCTCGGCCAGCGCATGCGCGGCGACCTGACCGCCGCGCTGCTGCACGACCCGGCCGTGCTCTACCTGGACGAGCCGACGATCGGGCTGGACGTCACCAGCAAGGCCGTGGTCCGCGAGTTCCTGGCCGAGCTGAATCGGGAGCAGGGCACAACGATCGTGCTGACCACCCACGACCTGGACGATATCGAGCGGTTGTGCCGCCGGGTGGTGGTGATCGACCACGGGACCGTCGCCTATGACGGCGATCTGGACGCCCTACGCGCCCGGTTCGCGGCGGACCGGACGCTGGTCGTGGACCTCGCCGAGCCCGGTCCGGCGATCGACGTGCCGGGCGCGACGGTGGCGCGCGTGGACGGCCCGCGCCAGTGGCTGACGTTCCCGGCGGAGGCGAACGCGGCGGCTCTGGTGTCCGCGATCGCGGCGCGCTATGAGTTGTTGGACGTCTCGATCAGGGACGCAGACATCGAAGAAGTTATCCGCAACCTGTACACAGGCTGA